A genomic stretch from Sphingobacterium sp. ML3W includes:
- a CDS encoding RagB/SusD family nutrient uptake outer membrane protein, with amino-acid sequence MKRIFIFSICIACLTSSCSKLLDKEPDFVTTEKYFRNESELMNSLNGVYNRLIDTYGRMYSRGLFSYLVVSDEAYFKNISINNIRVMVMDAADLDITRLWETLYEGINRANLLLENVDRVEMDITKRNAIKGEALFMRGYYYYILTDFFGKVPLKLSSTQSPNDPYPAQATLAALYTQIVKDMQEAENLVHESGVVANERVSKTAVQAVLARVFLKMAGQPLNDHARYQNVIEYTDKVIASGKHQLNPNYKQIFINHSQDINEPKECLWEVGMFGNKIGNIDQAGMVGIENGIECPDERIGYSGGAMRITAKLYDLFGQKDTMRRDWSISPYRFVTTAGVTQKQYYSGAQLYDRNPGKWRREYETGTKVRSANSTNFPIIRYSDVLLMKAEAENEVNESPTTAAYQAINQVRRRAFVKALNEVNGDSDAPGGMDKIAFLDYIKDERLREFCFEGIRRHDLIRWGIYIPTMNALGRDISVNAPAAHRYGGNAGLNTTERNVLFPIPNTEITINKQIVQNPGW; translated from the coding sequence ATGAAACGCATTTTTATTTTTTCCATATGTATCGCTTGTCTAACCAGTTCATGTTCCAAATTGCTGGATAAAGAACCTGACTTTGTGACCACTGAAAAATATTTTCGAAATGAAAGCGAATTAATGAATAGCCTCAATGGGGTCTATAACAGACTGATCGATACCTATGGGCGGATGTACAGTCGTGGACTTTTCAGTTATCTTGTCGTTAGTGATGAGGCCTATTTCAAGAATATATCAATAAACAATATTCGAGTGATGGTCATGGACGCTGCCGATTTGGACATTACTAGACTATGGGAAACCTTATACGAAGGGATAAATAGGGCAAATCTATTATTGGAAAATGTTGATCGTGTTGAGATGGATATCACCAAAAGAAACGCCATCAAGGGCGAAGCACTCTTTATGCGCGGATATTACTATTATATACTGACCGATTTCTTTGGAAAAGTACCTTTAAAACTGTCCTCTACGCAGTCTCCCAACGACCCTTACCCAGCTCAGGCAACACTGGCGGCTTTGTATACGCAAATTGTGAAAGATATGCAGGAAGCCGAAAACCTGGTTCACGAAAGTGGAGTAGTGGCTAATGAAAGAGTGAGCAAAACAGCCGTCCAGGCCGTACTGGCCCGTGTGTTTTTAAAAATGGCAGGACAGCCTCTCAATGACCACGCTCGCTATCAAAATGTTATCGAATATACGGATAAAGTGATTGCTTCAGGAAAGCATCAGCTGAATCCCAATTATAAGCAAATATTTATCAACCATTCACAAGATATCAATGAACCGAAAGAATGTCTTTGGGAAGTTGGCATGTTTGGAAATAAGATCGGCAACATCGATCAGGCTGGTATGGTTGGTATTGAGAACGGTATAGAATGTCCCGATGAACGTATTGGATATTCGGGCGGAGCAATGCGGATTACAGCCAAATTATACGATTTGTTTGGTCAGAAAGATACGATGCGGCGCGATTGGAGTATTAGCCCCTACCGATTTGTGACTACTGCGGGAGTTACGCAAAAACAATATTATAGTGGAGCTCAACTTTATGATCGAAACCCTGGAAAATGGAGACGGGAATATGAGACTGGTACCAAAGTAAGAAGTGCCAATTCAACCAATTTTCCAATTATAAGGTATAGCGATGTATTACTGATGAAAGCTGAGGCAGAAAATGAGGTCAACGAATCCCCAACTACTGCCGCCTACCAAGCAATCAATCAAGTGCGTAGGAGAGCTTTTGTTAAGGCGTTAAATGAGGTTAATGGAGATAGTGATGCGCCTGGCGGAATGGATAAAATAGCCTTTCTGGACTATATAAAAGACGAGCGCCTGCGCGAATTTTGTTTCGAGGGTATCCGGAGACATGATCTAATTCGTTGGGGAATTTATATACCTACGATGAATGCCTTGGGACGCGATATTTCAGTCAATGCGCCCGCAGCACACCGGTATGGTGGTAATGCTGGCCTGAACACGACGGAGAGAAATGTGCTGTTTCCCATACCAAATACAGAGATAACAATTAATAAACAGATTGTCCAAAATCCAGGTTGGTAA
- a CDS encoding DUF5017 domain-containing protein has translation MKISMMYLMLAVLCASCMKEDIASADMEVRTNASSYKVGDTVVFRFEGTPDNIVFYSGENGHNYDLKDRLYADNDLQVDFKTLVQWGVIYDNLKLFVSNNFSGIYTREEVDKATWTDISDKAVFSTGQDNTPSGTVSLKSYLNPVDTGSTYLAFQYTDFQKPQQNRWVIRTFNAVKVSPEGVQTNVATISNAGWNAVSFLNDSKVWTISATQLLMYGGVASDTDNDDWVITKGFKVKESIADKGIALKNISSNLREYKYVYKTPGVYKAVFETSSDWYSGRKAGYAEVTITITP, from the coding sequence ATGAAAATATCGATGATGTATCTCATGCTGGCCGTATTGTGTGCCAGTTGTATGAAAGAGGATATTGCCAGTGCCGATATGGAGGTCAGGACGAATGCCTCAAGTTACAAGGTAGGTGATACCGTTGTATTCCGATTTGAAGGAACCCCTGACAATATTGTATTCTATTCTGGAGAGAACGGACACAACTATGACTTGAAAGATCGCCTTTATGCGGATAACGATTTACAGGTAGATTTCAAAACACTCGTACAATGGGGTGTTATTTATGACAATCTAAAACTATTCGTTTCCAATAATTTTAGCGGAATATACACTAGAGAAGAGGTTGACAAAGCCACTTGGACCGATATTTCAGACAAAGCCGTTTTCTCCACAGGGCAAGATAATACGCCTTCCGGAACCGTAAGTCTAAAATCGTATCTCAATCCGGTTGACACGGGATCAACATATTTGGCATTCCAGTACACTGACTTCCAAAAGCCGCAACAGAACAGATGGGTCATTCGCACTTTTAATGCGGTAAAGGTATCGCCAGAAGGCGTGCAGACTAATGTTGCTACGATATCCAATGCGGGCTGGAATGCCGTAAGTTTTCTAAATGACAGTAAGGTATGGACGATTTCCGCAACGCAGCTATTGATGTATGGCGGTGTTGCATCCGATACCGACAATGATGATTGGGTGATTACCAAAGGTTTTAAAGTAAAGGAGTCCATTGCGGACAAAGGAATAGCACTAAAAAACATCAGCTCAAACCTGCGGGAATACAAATATGTATACAAGACCCCAGGTGTCTATAAAGCTGTGTTTGAAACCTCCTCCGACTGGTACAGTGGTCGTAAAGCAGGGTACGCCGAAGTGACAATAACCATTACACCATGA